Sequence from the Toxoplasma gondii ME49 chromosome Ib, whole genome shotgun sequence genome:
TTTCTCGCCTAAATTGTCTTGGACGGGTCGGCAGCAGTGAAATTGTGAGTGGTTTACGTTAGTAAGTACCATTCGGGGGGCGCCCCTATGACACAGTGCCTGAGGTAGTCACGATTACGACGATATTTCAAAGAGAGTCTCCCTTCCCGGCTGGCGGACAGAGTCTTCGATGAGAAAGGGATCTGTGCTGCCGTTTTATGTTTGAAGATCTCCTTTGTTGATGGCAAGGGAGTGTTCAGAGTTGAACACACGACTCCAGTCGTTGGACATGTCAAGTGAAACAGAAGCTTCTAGGTTCTGTTTCACCACGCCCATATAGCGGCCTCATTCTCCTCAAGAGTTGtcaaaagaaaacgaaacgcctTCGTTGTTCAAGCTTCTTAGAGTATCAGCGACATGTTTGTCGCTATTGTGGGGGCTCGTGAATCGAGGACGGTTGCGGTGCCACGTGAATTGAACTCGCTGTGACTTTCCGGAGTCCCCGAAACCAGAAGACGTCGCTTTCCAGGATCTGCATTTTCCTCGCGTGTCGTATATGCTCTGTGTCCTTTTTTCGAGATCAGCGTCGGCCCCGTGAAATGACGCAAAACTCGCAGTGCTCCATAGCACCGTAGAGCACTTGCCCTCAGATCCCTGTTCGTGTCGACTTGGTCTGCTTACTTGCATCTCCAACCCTGAGTGTCACTGCCCTTTTCGACAATGCGCGGCATTGGTGCCATCCCGCTCGGCTTCCTATTTGGggctgtcttcgtctttccccCATCCTGGACAGGAAATAGTGCTCCTCCAGGGTCAGCTCAGCAGTCGTTGACCTTTAGTTATGATGGCGCTGCTTTCAGCATACCGTTGCCCGCGTGGACTGTAGCTGACGGTCTGTCTGACGTTCCAAAAGTCAACTCAGAGTCGTCTAGAGGCGGTGACGCCAAGGTCGCGACGGAGCCCGATCgcgccgaggaagaaaatAGCGGAGCATGGCAGGGAGTGACGGAGGCCCTCCCTGAGCCACTCCACGAGTCAGAAATCCAAGCACAAAACGATCTGTCCCTGGCACTTCTCAACTCGAATCACAGCAAGCCTGCGACAAACAAGGAAGACCAGTTTTCGCAATCACAAAGTGATGTGCCCACGGCGCTTAGAAACGCGATTCAGAGCAAGCCTtcgacaggaaagaaaaaccagTCTTCACAGTGGACTGCAGTGCGCAGACGCCGTTCGCAACACCAGGCAACGCAGCGAACGCCTCACTTGATATCAATCGAGACAGCTGCGCTGGTCTCACTAGTCAGTTTGATCATTTTAGTATCTTACCGCCCAGCTCCGGAGGCACTGCGGAGACAAAAAGCGGCCATTGAAGACATGGCCGCTAAGCGGATGAGCAACTCGTTTGTTACCACGGCGCTTCAAGACAGACGTGCTGCTCGGGTGGTGATGTTTGTCTCCGTGGCCGCGGCTATTATGGTAGCCGACGCTCTGATGAACGCCGTAGAGCAGTGGGACCGTTCCTGATCTCGCGCGGTGTAATGAGTGCGTAGATTGCAAACGATTTTTTGGGGGCGATGCACGCTTGTCGGAGGTCTCCTTTTTCACTTGTAAGATGTGAGAGGAAAGTTGCATCGCAGTGGCGCTTGCCTTGCACAGATTCTGTCTACGGCAAGACGGTAGAGCCTTGAGGTGTGCTTCGTGATGCTGAGCAGCTAGAAAACACTGCGCAAAAATGCGACAGATCCGGACGGGGCGTGTGAACCCACGTTTAGGCTGTAACCTGTGCTTTTCTTGCAATGCCGGCATGCGGGGGCTTCAATGTGTGCGATTCGGGCGATACCCGTTCGGAGAAAGGCGGCCGACTGTGCCGCTCAAAGGATTGTTAGTGGTGGAACAGGGGCACCAGCCACTGAAGCAGCTTTTCTTGCTAAACGTGATCGTAGAGAAACTGCGGCGGAAGTGCCGCAGGCTGTTCACAGAGATCCGACAGACGCTCTCGCGAATTCGCTGTGCAGCTGAGAGGTAATTCCTTGAGCAACGCTCATTCGCACTGAATCGCCTAGCGACAGCGCTGATGGCCGCGGGAAAGAGCAGGAACTAGAACTTCTCCCCCGGTGGGCACAGGGCTGAAATCGCAGCCGCCTCAAATCGGTGCGAGGTCAAACCGGAAAAGTTGTGATGTTGCCAGTGTTTTCCTAATCCGCTGATCGTACCGATTCTGGTGGTACTGGCGTTCTTCTTAGGGGCAGATGTTCTGCGACATGTCAAAGAGAAAGTTGCCGAGTCGCTCCTGGAATTGCGCGTTCCACCCTTTGCTAGAGACTCCGTTTGAATGAGGTTACACGCTGCTGATCCCGTCAGCTTTGGACTTTGAATGGTTTTGATTTGCCGGTGCATTTTATTGAGGACACCGTGTGTGTTCTTCTCGTAAGTCAGATTTGATGTATGCTAGTGGACACGCGCAGACAGGTGCGTCCAAGTTACCGGTGTGTGTCTACCGAAATTGTGGAAGATGCTATTTCTCCATAAGTTATGTCCATTTGTTAAAGTTGTGGGTGGTGCGGCAGGTGAGTGTAACAACTAGTACAAGAAATGAAGGTTTCCTCGCGATTCGACTCAATACTTGGTTTTTCCACGCTTTCTCGAGGACTTCCCGGAGGTTGCTTCTTGTGTCTAAACTCAAGAACCGCTTATTACAAGAAAGGACATACCATTCAACCTGACTCCACCTGGCACACTCTTGTTGAGAGTTGGTGGAGGACACGTTGCGAGGGCAAACCACAGAAAAGCCTCGTTTGTTCCGTCTAGGCCGGGAGACAGCATTATGTGCGTGTGATCGGTGGCAGCTCTTGCCACTTTTCAAAAAGACGCCATATTTTCTGTGCCCTGCAATACGCAGTTTTGTGAACTACCGTTGCTTTTGCGCTGTCGTGTGTACAGACGCCCCGCAGCGCTTGATGGAGAAAGGCCGGTAGTGGAGCTGCAGCGGTTCGGCTGCCACGTAGCGATAGTTTGTATGAGAACACAATTATGGGTGAAACACCGCATAGGCAAATGCATCAGCAGGCTCGTCTTGACTACTTTGAAAAGGGTTGCAACCGGTTACCCCTTATGTTTTAAACTACTTCCGATGGCGAAGGTACATGCGGTTGATTCTACTCTGCAGTGTCGTGTGCCCTTGTGGCGGGCTGCTCTTCCATTTTTACTCGGACTACTTTCGGCGGAGCAGAGTGCTCTTTTTGCTCGGCGACTGACGGCATTCTGCGTAGTAACAGACGAAACGTGCTACGCAAGTGCTCGAGAAGACGTAAGAAACCTCCATTTTCGATTGAATGCAAGGAGAGCAAATGTGTTTACCTAGAAAAATAGATGGCACCTACGTCAGCGGGCGCTTTTCCTGCCTGCCACACGTGCACATGTGTGGTTTTTAATGCAGGCACTCGGGGTTCAGGGCAGTACTCGGCCAGCTTGGTGACACTTCAAATACTCTTACGGGGAAGTCGCAGAACAGCTTATCAAATGGAACACGCTGTTCTCCCCATTGGAGCTGAGGGGCTGCGCGAATGGACTGTACTGCTATAATTTCCCGTAAGGGAAGTTGAGTTCCTAAGGCCAGCATCGCAGTCTCGAGGCAACAACTCAATCGGTTTTCGaccggaagcagagaaagaccgTCCTCCACCCATTTTCGTTCGGAGACTTTCTTCTGTGCCGTGGTTGACGCCCAGAGAAACAACTTCAACATGCCTACTCGAGGAAAAGTCTCTCACTGGCGTCGCATGCAAGAGTAAGACGACGAATACCgagcttctctcctgctcgaCGGTCCGTGCCTCTCAGTTTGTCTCCATTGCGTGTCTatcttccttctttgtcgcCCAATTCTTCGACTGCTGTGGgcctgcctttctcttcaaCGGCAAAAAGCTTGACGTACTGCAAGGCGATATCTGCGCGGAAAGAAGACTCTGGCAGAGCATGCATGCCTCGTCAGCCGCCGGTGATCCCGCTTGTCTGCAAAAAATGGTCAAGTACAACGCGATGAGCCGGAACGTATcctcttccgttttctctcgtctttgaaCCGTTTTCTCCAGGTTTCCACAACCCCTTCTACCTCTGTGTCCCTCCGTTGCCCGACAGATCCATTGGAGCCGGATTCACGCCAGCGGTATCTGTCTGCGCTCCTGTCGTGGCTCGTCGAACGGGTGTCTCTTAGTGGCTTCGTTGTGGTTTCCATATTTTTGAATGGGTGTCTGAAGGTCGTTTTTATCGACAAAACGTTTCCAGTCCCGCCCTaccctctctgcctccctgTCCGCGTGTTCATTTCTCAATGAAAGTCCTCCGTCTTCCCTACTCTCGGCCTCAACCCTGTCCTGTTTATAAGCCAAAGCATTTCCTCTTGTCTGAACagtctctgttcctcgctCGATACTTCCCCAgctgccttctcgcctccgttTGAATAGGTTCTCTACTTCGTCCGTGTTTTCACCGGAGCGCTGTGTCGCCGCCTAGTCGCTGAAcctgcttcgtttctctttcctgtcttctgccTCAGTTTGGGAGACGAGACTTCCTTTCACACGAAGTCGACCTGGCGCATGCTACGCAGAGGAAATTAGGCGGTTCTTGGAAGAAAATCACGAAAGCGGTGGAATCTTCCACAGCAAGGTGTTGACTATGGCTGCGGCTCCGCAGAagatttctttttctttcggaAAAAAGActccggcttcttcttcgtcgtcttcttcctcgagccggccgtcgctctccttttctctttcttctcagcgCGGGGGCGCAGGACCCGCTGCGGGGGGCAACGCCTTCCAGGGAAGAAGTGACTTCTTCaaggagcaagaagagaagcaagtcGCGATTCAGCAGGTACTGTCGATTAGCAAGGATGGAGAGTGGGAGAcggagggaggcgaagaagagccacCCCCACTGGTAATTCCTTGCCTGAACCGCCTCGATAGGCCGCCCTCGgcctcgtctgtttcctccgaTACGAACGAGCCCGAGAAACAAGGTCTCACGAATAAAAGCGGCGGCGCAGGCAGAgccagagacgagaagaaagaaccgAATTATCTGCTGGTCTCGAAACACGAGTCTGACGTTAAAAACGAATCTGAGACGAACACGGAACTCGGTCCGACCCCTGCAGCTCCTTCCGAGGCGCccctgtctgcgtctccaaaGCCCGAGTACGGCCTGACTGCGCCGAAGCGGCCTCCCGTGGTGAAGTCTGAGCCAGACGactcctctgcctcctcttcttcctctccctcggcTTCCCTAGACGACCTGGCAGCGCAGGCGTTGATTGCTGAGGCTAGGGGCGAATACGGCTCGGGTCCCGTGGGCACCGCGGCGCCAATTCTCCCCATTTTGTCTCGAAATGAAAAGCTGGCTGAGCTCCGAAGGAGACATAAGGAGCGTGTGAGACAGGCAAAACAGCGTGCATCCTcccgctcttcgccttctggcGTCCGGGGCAGAGGGTTCGTGGCTTTCGACCCTTCGTCTGGAGCATCTGCACCAAGGCTTCCGTgggagaaggacgcgaaCGGCgtgaaggaagagcgagaagacccAGACAGAGACCAGGCGTTCGGCGCCACCGAaacgagcgagaaggaatTGCTGCAAGAGGAACTCAACCTCCTTCCAGACGCGCTCTCGGCCACCAGCGCCGAGTACAGCCGGATTCCTGTCAGCGAGTTCGGCCTCGCCATGCTCCGCGGCATGGGGtacgacgcagagaagaaggaagagacaacgaaggGAGCGGCGCCCAAGCGGAAGCGGACATACAACCGCGCCGGTCTTgggagcgaggaagaagtcgagcgCCTCTGGGAGGAAAGGGAACAGAAACTCAGAGAGGAGGCTGcaagagacaaaaaacgGAAGATGGACGAACTGCtcaggcgaagaagggaaggctAGAACGCGTCTGCATTACAGAGGGGGGACGCGAAGATTCAAAATCGAAACGGAGGTTCAGTTCACGTTTCAACACGTTTGTGGTGCctggcgcgtctctcttctttttcgtctttttcttcctgttgATGTCAACTTCTCTCCGCATCAGAGCCCTCGAGTTTTTGCCTGTCTTCACCTTGCTCTGACTCCACTCCTacctttcttcctgctctttaGCATGTAGGCGGGGTGACATTTGAATGCAAGAAATCTCCCGCCTTTCCTGTTGGTTTGACCTTGTTTTCGAATTCGCCTTTTGTAATGTGCTCGACGATAATCGCCGAAAAAGGATTCTCCCATCAATGGACCGTCACAACACAGCCGCCGTCAACATGTTACTGCACCGTGCTGGGATTATACATTCTATTTCTGTGTTCTGCGAAGAGCGCTCAAAACTCTTCGAATGGGTGCTTTGTCTGGGCCTGCGGTAATGCCGTTTTCTGTGATGGTACTGGATCCCTCTGACTTCTGATCGGAAATCTGGGGCGGACCTGTCTGAAGGTTTCTACGGGATGGGGAAGTgggacagcagagagagtctAGCGCAGCAGAAAGCATGAATAAAGATGAGGAGAGAACTCTCGAAGAGTGGGAGGGTGGTGTGAATGGTCTTTTCTCTGGGAGGATAGGTTAGGGTGGGGGGAATGTTCTGTCATGACGGTGGAAggcctttccttcctcgtaAAGGATATCGACGGGAGCGCACTGTTTCAGAGTACGATGACCcgatggaagaaaaagaaaagtttcttttcaatttgttttTCTGGCAATGAAAGGTAGTGACGCCTTTCACAAGAAAAGGACCAtgcaacacacacacacacacacacccttGCGCCCGAGATTCGAATGAATCTCATTTTTTGTACTCTTTTCACAGGGGAGCCACCTACCGGGTACCCACATGGCTTTCACAGAGTCACACGTACTCCTGAGTATCTTGGTCCCCAGGTTTCCCGCTGTGGCAGTAGCACATGCATGACATGCATAAGATCGGAGTCTTCTCATTTGCTTCAGTTCTTTGTCACACAAAAGGTCGCCTCTCTACTTCTTCCTCAACGGTTGTGCGCTTCA
This genomic interval carries:
- a CDS encoding hypothetical protein (encoded by transcript TGME49_208980~Signal peptide predicted by SignalP 2.0 HMM (probability 0.966) with cleavage site probability 0.486 at residue 24); translation: MRGIGAIPLGFLFGAVFVFPPSWTGNSAPPGSAQQSLTFSYDGAAFSIPLPAWTVADGLSDVPKVNSESSRGGDAKVATEPDRAEEENSGAWQGVTEALPEPLHESEIQAQNDLSLALLNSNHSKPATNKEDQFSQSQSDVPTALRNAIQSKPSTGKKNQSSQWTAVRRRRSQHQATQRTPHLISIETAALVSLVSLIILVSYRPAPEALRRQKAAIEDMAAKRMSNSFVTTALQDRRAARVVMFVSVAAAIMVADALMNAVEQWDRS
- a CDS encoding hypothetical protein (encoded by transcript TGME49_208990), whose protein sequence is MAAAPQKISFSFGKKTPASSSSSSSSSRPSLSFSLSSQRGGAGPAAGGNAFQGRSDFFKEQEEKQVAIQQVLSISKDGEWETEGGEEEPPPLVIPCLNRLDRPPSASSVSSDTNEPEKQGLTNKSGGAGRARDEKKEPNYLLVSKHESDVKNESETNTELGPTPAAPSEAPLSASPKPEYGLTAPKRPPVVKSEPDDSSASSSSSPSASLDDLAAQALIAEARGEYGSGPVGTAAPILPILSRNEKLAELRRRHKERVRQAKQRASSRSSPSGVRGRGFVAFDPSSGASAPRLPWEKDANGVKEEREDPDRDQAFGATETSEKELLQEELNLLPDALSATSAEYSRIPVSEFGLAMLRGMGYDAEKKEETTKGAAPKRKRTYNRAGLGSEEEVERLWEEREQKLREEAARDKKRKMDELLRRRREG